Proteins encoded by one window of Syntrophorhabdaceae bacterium:
- a CDS encoding GerMN domain-containing protein — translation MMIDKRSERKKAQQRPVRTVFIILLALVVVLAIIVTGYRVKVALEPKTIFTAPDKQMVSVFFPAQNRLIEKIFVVRSNISDKEKTEMIINKLKQGKHLPQGFTLYESATDTDGVMYLNVSRDIISDSPSTMKEILTVYSIAHSFLATFKEAQKILFLIDGQVLYTLHGTLYTYKPIEFNPDLLED, via the coding sequence ATGATGATAGATAAAAGATCGGAGAGGAAAAAGGCTCAGCAGAGACCGGTTCGGACCGTCTTTATTATCCTTCTGGCACTCGTTGTTGTTCTTGCCATAATCGTTACCGGGTATAGAGTGAAGGTCGCGCTGGAACCAAAAACGATCTTTACGGCCCCCGATAAACAGATGGTCTCGGTATTTTTCCCCGCGCAGAACAGGCTGATCGAGAAGATATTTGTTGTCAGGAGCAACATCTCCGATAAAGAAAAGACCGAGATGATCATCAATAAGCTGAAGCAGGGAAAACACCTTCCGCAAGGCTTCACGCTCTACGAGTCTGCAACGGATACGGATGGGGTCATGTACCTCAATGTCTCAAGGGACATCATCAGCGACAGTCCGTCCACCATGAAGGAGATCCTCACCGTTTATTCAATCGCCCATTCCTTTCTTGCGACTTTCAAAGAGGCACAGAAGATCCTTTTTCTCATAGACGGGCAGGTTCTTTACACGTTACACGGCACGCTTTACACATACAAACCCATTGAATTTAACCCTGATCTATTGGAGGACTGA
- the serS gene encoding serine--tRNA ligase: MIDPKLIRENIELVKESLGKRGASFDVERLMGIEEERRRLIQGSERMKSEKNALSNEIAKLKKAGSDAAGQIEHLRTIGKNIEEMELSLKAVEKEWEDMILVIPNIPHDSVPAGTGDAENKVVKVWGEKPLFDFDPLAHWDMGEKLDILDFKRAAKITGSRFTLYKGYGALLERSLINFMLDLHTREHGYTEVLPPFMVNREAMTGTGQLPKFEEELFKLDGLDYFLIPTAEVPVTNIYAGEILREDELPLKYVAYTPCFRKEAGAHGKDTRGLTRQHQFNKVELVKFTDPESSYDELERLLLDAEDILKRLNIHYRVSLLCTGDLGFSSAKTYDIEVWLPGQNIYREISSCSNFENFQARRAKIRYRKQGGKIDFVHTLNGSGLAVGRTVMAVMENYQTKDGGIIVPEALRPYMQGITKIPAA, translated from the coding sequence ATGATCGACCCAAAACTTATCCGTGAGAACATCGAACTGGTCAAAGAAAGCCTCGGGAAGCGAGGGGCTTCCTTTGATGTCGAAAGACTCATGGGCATTGAGGAAGAGCGGAGAAGGCTGATCCAGGGATCTGAAAGGATGAAGAGCGAAAAGAACGCCCTCTCCAACGAGATCGCGAAACTGAAAAAGGCCGGCTCTGATGCTGCCGGGCAGATAGAACACCTGAGAACCATCGGAAAAAACATTGAGGAGATGGAACTGTCACTGAAGGCCGTGGAAAAAGAGTGGGAAGATATGATCCTCGTCATACCGAACATCCCGCACGATTCGGTCCCTGCCGGTACCGGTGACGCGGAGAACAAGGTGGTGAAGGTGTGGGGAGAAAAACCTCTTTTCGATTTCGACCCACTTGCGCACTGGGATATGGGTGAGAAACTTGACATCCTTGATTTCAAGAGGGCGGCAAAGATAACCGGTTCCCGTTTTACCCTCTACAAAGGTTACGGCGCCCTGCTCGAAAGGTCGCTTATCAACTTTATGCTTGACCTCCATACGAGAGAGCATGGATATACGGAGGTCCTGCCTCCCTTTATGGTGAACCGTGAGGCAATGACGGGCACGGGCCAGTTACCGAAGTTCGAGGAGGAATTGTTCAAGCTCGACGGGCTCGATTACTTTCTCATACCCACCGCCGAGGTCCCCGTCACAAACATCTACGCCGGTGAGATCCTCAGGGAAGATGAGCTGCCTCTGAAATACGTCGCTTATACACCGTGCTTCCGGAAAGAAGCAGGGGCGCATGGAAAAGACACAAGGGGGCTGACCAGGCAGCACCAGTTCAACAAGGTCGAGCTCGTAAAATTCACCGATCCGGAGAGCTCATATGATGAACTCGAGAGGCTTCTCCTCGATGCCGAGGATATTCTTAAAAGGCTGAATATCCATTACAGGGTCTCCCTGCTCTGCACCGGTGATCTCGGATTTTCCTCTGCAAAGACCTATGACATCGAGGTCTGGCTCCCGGGGCAGAACATCTATCGCGAGATATCATCCTGCAGCAACTTTGAAAACTTCCAGGCAAGGAGAGCAAAGATCAGGTACAGAAAACAGGGCGGGAAGATCGACTTCGTCCACACCCTGAACGGGTCAGGTCTCGCGGTGGGAAGGACGGTCATGGCCGTCATGGAAAACTACCAGACGAAGGACGGGGGTATTATCGTACCGGAGGCCCTGAGGCCCTATATGCAGGGCATCACGAAGATACCGGCAGCTTAG